The following proteins are encoded in a genomic region of Liolophura sinensis isolate JHLJ2023 chromosome 7, CUHK_Ljap_v2, whole genome shotgun sequence:
- the LOC135471260 gene encoding uncharacterized protein LOC135471260 — protein MTAVTDTQMERLPLKLESRCSEESYEDDVFLSKRSMDELAEGSDDDTPIRPIAFPKHGMFSDLTDRSYVSDTESVDGDDLCDNVFIDTHTDDVSLRHQGYICLQSTSTSPSPPSSAFTLGSTSSYNMNVISLTRTSADSQSSPLDLRRKQLHRSHGEEVIVTHGNPLKKVARRMFTNCRERWRQQNVNGAFAELRKLVPTHPPDKKLSKNEILRLAIKYINLLSNVVDFQKKTSGCLSEEEAMDMGERYPRPASHLLVKSPDVSRTSGSHSPGSSFYDDNSGEESV, from the coding sequence ATGACCGCTGTGACGGATACACAGATGGAAAGACTGCCGCTTAAGTTGGAATCCAGATGTAGTGAGGAGAGTTATGAAGATGATGTGTTTCTGTCGAAACGCTCCATGGATGAACTTGCCGAAGGGTCGGACGACGACACACCAATTAGACCTATTGCTTTCCCCAAGCATGGAATGTTTTCAGATCTGACCGATAGGTCTTACGTCAGCGACACAGAAAGCGTAGATGGCGACGATTTATGCGATAACGTATTCATCGACACGCACACTGATGACGTCAGCTTACGCCATCAAGGTTACATCTGTCTCCAATCGACGTCAACATCACCGTCGCCACCGTCGTCGGCGTTTACGCTAGGAAGCACGTCATCTTACAACATGAATGTTATCAGTTTAACAAGAACATCAGCCGACAGCCAGAGCTCTCCTCTGGACCTGAGGCGTAAACAACTTCATCGTTCCCATGGCGAAGAAGTGATTGTCACTCACGGAAACCCTCTAAAAAAAGTGGCGCGGAGAATGTTCACAAATTGTCGCGAAAGATGGCgtcaacaaaatgtaaatggTGCGTTTGCTGAGCTGCGGAAACTTGTTCCAACACATCCACCGGACAAGAAACTGAGCAAGAACGAAATCCTCAGACtggcaataaaatatataaatttgctGTCGAACGTCGTAGACTTCCAGAAAAAGACATCTGGGTGTCTGTCAGAGGAAGAAGCCATGGACATGGGAGAGAGGTATCCACGCCCTGCATCTCACCTTCTCGTCAAGTCCCCGGATGTTAGTCGTACTTCTGGCAGCCATTCCCCGGGATCTAGTTTCTACGACGACAACAGTGGGGAAGAGTCAGTGTAG